A window from Zingiber officinale cultivar Zhangliang chromosome 7A, Zo_v1.1, whole genome shotgun sequence encodes these proteins:
- the LOC122002498 gene encoding protein NRT1/ PTR FAMILY 8.3-like — translation MEREEGLELESGEGRPLLPLNAASIQSENELRGPRSHYRSGASKAPGIILGFEYLDSVAFNGIGANLIVYLHTVLHGNNAANAANVGTWSGTCFLTPLFGAVVADTYWGNYKTILISLVVYLLGMVTITSSAFSASSKFCEDGACQSTTTLLFCGLYLVAIGSGGVKAALLPFGAEQFDDENPSDRERKGAFFGWFYLCITLGALTSMTFIVWIQENISWGLGYSIATFCMAAALAAFVLGTPHYRLRLPSGSPLQSILQVLVASYKKRSAEIPRDSSLLYEVNKDSSNGGQQRLPHSNGFRFLDKAATISALDLKDGSPESSWSLCTVTQVEELKMFLRLIPIWANSIIYAAVFAQMFTTFIQQGSAMNTKVGSFSIPPASLCSFEIISVMGWVFVYNNIIAPAAKRYFGNGMGLSQLQRMGIGRFLLILAMLTAAYNESKRLESIKANETLSIAWQLPQFFVLASSEVFNNITQLEFFFAQAPDRMKSICTAMVLFSMSLGNYLNSFIITFIAIATSGGGQPGWISNDLNKGHLDYYFLVLAVISTVNFFVYIAFAKNYTLKKAISDS, via the exons AATGCAGCCTCAATCCAATCTGAGAATGAATTGCGAGGACCTCGATCACACTATAGATCTGGTGCCTCAAAAGCACCAGGAATTATTTTAG GATTTGAATACTTGGATAGCGTTGCCTTTAATGGCATTGGAGCAAACTTGATTGTGTATCTTCATACTGTACTGCATGGAAACAATGCTGCAAATGCAGCAAATGTGGGTACTTGGAGTGGAACATGTTTCTTGACACCATTGTTTGGAGCTGTTGTTGCTGATACCTATTGGGGAAATTACAAGACGATATTGATCTCCCTTGTTGTGTATCTTCTT GGAATGGTTACTATCACTTCCTCTGCGTTTTCGGCATCATCAAAGTTCTGCGAGGATGGGGCATGCCAGTCAACAACTACCCTTCTTTTCTGTGGGTTATATCTTGTTGCCATTGGAAGTGGAGGTGTCAAGGCTGCACTTCTCCCCTTTGGTGCAGAGCAGTTCGATGATGAGAATCCATCAGATAGAGAGAGAAAAGGAGCTTTTTTTGGTTGGTTTTATCTTTGCATCACCTTAGGAGCTCTCACATCGATGACTTTCATAGTATGGATACAAGAAAATATTAGTTGGGGACTTGGATATAGCATTGCAACATTCTGCATGGCAGCCGCCTTAGCAGCTTTTGTATTGGGCACACCACATTATCGGCTCCGGTTGCCAAGTGGCAGTCCATTGCAAAGTATTCTTCAGGTTCTTGTAGCTTCCTACAAGAAACGGAGTGCTGAGATTCCCAGAGATAGCAGTCTCTTGTATGAGGTGAACAAGGACTCATCGAATGGAGGGCAGCAGAGATTACCACATTCAAATGGATTCAG GTTCTTAGACAAAGCGGCTACCATTTCCGCCCTGGATCTGAAAGATGGTTCTCCCGAGAGCTCATGGAGTCTATGTACCGTTACCCAAGTTGAAGAGTTGAAGATGTTCCTACGTCTGATTCCAATCTGGGCTAACAGTATAATCTATGCAGCCGTGTTTGCGCAAATGTTTACCACCTTCATTCagcaagggagtgcaatgaacaCCAAGGTCGGTTCATTTTCCATCCCTCCTGCATCTCTGTGCTCGTTTGAAATCATAAGTGTCATGGGATGGGTTTTCGTTTACAACAACATCATAGCCCCTGCTGCCAAGAGGTATTTTGGCAATGGGATGGGTCTTTCCCAGCTACAGCGGATGGGAATCGGACGGTTTCTACTCATCCTAGCAATGCTTACTGCTGCTTACAACGAGAGCAAGAGATTGGAGAGTATTAAAGCCAATGAAACCTTGAGCATCGCATGGCAACTCCCGCAGTTCTTTGTCCTAGCCAGCTCGGAGGTCTTCAATAACATCACCCAGCTTGAGTTCTTCTTCGCACAGGCACCCGACCGGATGAAGAGCATATGCACAGCAATGGTCCTCTTCTCAATGTCACTAGGCAATTACTTGAACTCATTCATCATCACATTCATTGCAATTGCAACATCGGGAGGGGGACAGCCAGGGTGGATCTCAAACGATTTAAACAAAGGGCATCTGGATTACTACTTCCTGGTGTTGGCAGTGATTTCGACGGTCAACTTTTTTGTTTATATTGCTTTCGCAAAGAACTACACCCTAAAGAAAGCTATCTCAGACAGTTAA
- the LOC122002499 gene encoding serine/threonine protein phosphatase 2A 57 kDa regulatory subunit B' kappa isoform-like: MMWKQLLSKIPRKSSKSDTSSGSIRGHGGNDGVPSGDGNQIERTGSGSVLPSRATTTKRTASAIFPSSVVTSIEPLLTFRDVPAAEKQNLFLSKLNLCNALFDFSDPNKNSSEKEMKRQALLDLIDYVDAGTSKFIEPVISASCKMFAANLFRAFPPNSRTSTSGGETEEEEPMFDPAWPHLQLVYDLLLKFIESSSFDAKIGKKYVDHFFIVKLLDLFDSEDPRERDCLKTILHRIYGKFMVRRPFIRKAVSNVFYRFVFETEKHNGIAELLEVFGSVISGFALPLKEEHKIFLVKALLPLHKPKTLGVYLQQLTCCVAQFVEKEPKLINLVIKGLLKYWPITSSQKEVMFLSELEEVLEATNTVESLDCVVPLFQRIALCVTNSHFQVAERALFLWNNDHVINLVSQNRQAIMPLILPALERNIQCHWNQAVLNLTQNVKKMLSEMDPELFTACERRHNQDEEKRKVTEETRRMIWERLETIASFQSVTGNTPVLVRPTITPSIAAVLS, encoded by the exons ATGATGTGGAAGCAACTCCTCAGTAAAATACCTCGAAAATCCTCCAAATCTGATACTTCTTCGGGTTCGATTCGTGGACATGGAGGCAATGATGGTGTGCCTTCGGGTGACGGGAACCAGATCGAGCGGACAGGCAGTGGTAGTGTGCTTCCCTCCCGGGCAACCACAACGAAGAGGACAGCTTCCGCTATCTTCCCTTCCAGTGTTGTCACCAGCATCGAACCTCTTCTTACATTCAGAGATGTTCCTGCTGCAGAAAAACAGAACCTTTTCCTCAGCAAGTTGAACCTTTGTAATGCTCTCTTTGATTTCTCAGATCCAAACAAGAATTCCTCGGAGAAGGAAATGAAACGGCAGGCGCTACTAGACCTCATTGACTATGTTGATGCCGGGACGTCTAAGTTCATTGAACCTGTTATCTCTGCTAGCTGTAAAATGTTTGCTGCTAACTTGTTTAGGGCCTTCCCTCCAAATTCACGAACCAGCACTAGCGGTGGGGAGACTGAAGAGGAAGAACCAATGTTCGATCCTGCATGGCCCCACTTGCAACTTGTTTATGATTTGTTACTGAAGTTCATAGAGTCCTCATCATTTGATGCTAAGATAGGTAAGAAATATGTGGATCATTTCTTCATCGTGAAATtgcttgatctatttgattctgAGGACCCCAGAGAAAGGGATTGCTTGAAAACCATCTTGCACAGAATCTATGGAAAATTTATGGTACGTCGCCCTTTCATCCGAAAAGCAGTCAGCAATGTGTTTTACCGGTTTGTGTTTGAAACAGAAAAGCATAATGGAATTGCAGAATTATTAGAGGTTTTTGGTAGTGTTATCAGTGGGTTTGCACTGCCACTGAAAGAGGAGCACAAAATCTTTTTGGTGAAGGCTCTGCTacctcttcataaaccaaagacaTTAGGGGTTTATCTTCAGCAGCTAACGTGCTGTGTGGCACAGTTTGTGGAGAAAGAGCCTAAATTGATAAATTTGGTGATAAAGGGCCTATTGAAGTATTGGCCAATAACAAGTAGTCAGAAGGAAGTTATGTTTTTGAGTGAGTTGGAGGAAGTATTGGAGGCTACCAACACGGTGGAGTCCCTGGATTGTGTGGTTCCATTGTTCCAGAGAATTGCTTTATGTGTCACCAACTCCCACTTCCAG GTCGCTGAGAGAGCCCTATTCTTGTGGAACAATGACCATGTCATTAATCTGGTTTCGCAAAATAGGCAAGCAATCATGCCACTTATTTTACCTGCCCTAGAGAGGAACATCCAATGTCACTGGAATCAAGCTGTTCTTAACCTAACACAAAACGTGAAGAAAATGTTATCAGAGATGGATCCAGAACTCTTTACAGCATGTGAAAGACGACATAATCAGGACGAAGAGAAGCGAAAGGTAACAGAGGAGACGCGGAGGATGATCTGGGAGCGTCTGGAGACTATTGCATCCTTCCAGTCAGTGACTGGGAACACGCCGGTCCTGGTAAGACCTACAATCACCCCTTCGATAGCTGCTGTTCTTTCGTGA